The nucleotide window AGCTGCGGCCTAACGATCCGAGGATGTGACGGAGGCTCTTGTAGCCGAGGAAGTCGATCCCCTTGTCGGTCAGGCGGAAGTTCACGTCGCGCGAGGCCGCCCGGGCCAGTCCGCCCGGCCCCTCGACCGCCGCGTGCGAATCCGGGACCTCGGGCGGCGCCTCGAGCTTGAGGTAGCCCTGTTCCATGAGGCGCTTCACCAGTTCGTCGAGCAGCCGGGCCAGCGACGCCTGCGCCTCCTCGTCATCGTCGCCCCGGAGCGCGTTGAGCATCTCCGGGGTGAACTGCCCGCTGTCGATCAGCGCCTGGAGGATTGCCTGTTTCAGCGCCTCCAGCGAGCGATCGGCGTCCTCGCCCGTCTCTCCCCAGAACGGGTGGTACTGCGCCCCGCCCGCGAAGCCGGACTGGAGGAGGAAGTCGGACAGCTGCTCCAGCAACGCCTCGAGATCGACCGCGTCGGCGGCCTCGGGCGAGAACTTCGTGTAGGTGTGGAAGCGCATGGCGCCCTCGGGGGAGGGAGGTACAGCAGGGGCGGCAATCGGCCACCTCCTAGCATACAACCCCGTCGTCCCCCGCCGCGATCCCGCGCTCTCGACAGGAGGTATAGCTTTCGCTCGTGACGTCTCCCCCCCGATCACGCAATCCGTTCCGGGTCCTGGTCACCCACGCGAACTTCCGTCGCTTCTGGGTGGGGCAGACCCTCTCCCTGATCGGGACGTGGATGCAGTCGATGGCGCAGGGGTGGCTCGCCCTGCAACTCTCCGACAGCGCCTTCATCGTCGGGCTCGTCGCGGCGGCGGGATCGCTTCCGATCCTCCTCTTCTCGCTCCACGCGGGGGTCCTGGTCGATCGAAGCGACAAGCTGCGCCTCGTGAAGATCGCGCAAAGCCTGCTCCTCGTCGAGGCAACGCTGCTGTGGTATTTCACGTGGTCTGGCCACATCAACATACCGGGGCTCGTCCTCCTGGCGCTGGCGGGGGGGACCATCGGGAGCGTCGAGATCCCGGCGCGCCAGTCGCTGATGATCGATCTCGTCGGCCGCGACGACCTGCGCGACGCCATCGCCCTCAACTCGTCGGGGTTCAACCTCGCGCGCATCTTCGGCCCGGCCGTCGGCGCCGCGATCATCGCCAAGTTCGGGCTGGCCTGGTGCTTCGGCGTCAACGCGCTGAGCTACCTGACCGTGCTGATCGGGCTGGCGCGCATCACCCTGCCGCCGCGTCCCCCGATCGTCGTGACCATGTCGCCCCTCGAGGGGATCCGCGAGGGGCTGGCGTACATCGCCCACCATCACGAGCTGCGCGGCCTCGTGTGGCTCATCACCGTGTATTCCATCCTCGGCATCCCCTACCTGTCGCTCATGCCGGTCATGGCGCGTGACGTGCTGGGGCTGGGGGCGGGAGGCTACGGCGTCATGCTGTCGGCGGTCGGGGTCGGTGGCATGATCGGGGCGCTGGGGCTGGCGGCGTCGGCGCCACGCTCACGGGGGCGGCTCCTGACCCAGACGTCGTTCGCCTATGGCGCGCTGCTGGTGGTCCTCTCGTTCACCCGCATCGCTTCCGCGGCGTACCCCCTCCTGTTCGTCATCGGCCTGGTGATGATCGTGAACAATGCGCTCGCCAACACGTTGATGCAGTCGATCGTGCCCGACGAGTTTCGCGGCCGGCTGATGGCGATCTATTCGCTGATCGTCGTCGGCCTCCCGCAGGTGGTGGGGGCGTTCGGAGCGGGGGCGGTGGCGCGCGTCGTCGGCGTGGATGCCGCCATTGGCGGGGCGGCGATCCTGATGCTCCTCTTCGGGTGGTGGTTGTTCCGGCGCTATCCGGACGTGCGCGAGCTGTAGCCGAGCCCTCGGGGATTGCTGCGCGGCTGGCGCTGCGCGGCTGGCGCTGCGCGGCTGGCGGGCGCACTTTCGCAGCCCCCCATCGGACCCGATTCATGCCTCCAACCCCGCAGCCAGGCCCGCGTCGCCCGTTCGCCCACCCGATGCGCACCGCAGTGCGCGCGGCATTGCGCACCGCGACGCACACCTTGACGCATACCGCGGCGTACCCGGCGGCGCTCGTGACGATCGCCGCCCTGGCGATGCACCCCTCCCCCCTGGCCGCGCAGCGTGGCCGCCCGCCGGCATCGCCAGGCGCAACGATTGATTCGTCCGCCTGGGCGTCGCTGTCCTGGCGCCATATCGGGCCCGAGGGGAATCGCGTGACGTCCGTCGCAGGGGTGGCGGGTGACCGGACGACCTACTACGCCGGCGCCGCCTCGGGCGGCATCTGGAAGACGAGCGACGGCGGCAACACCTGGCGCCCGATCTTCGACGACCAGCCGGTCTCCTCGATCGGCGCCCTCGCCACCGCTCCCTCCGACCCGAACGTCGTCTGGGCCGGGACGGGGGAACCGTTCCTCCGCTCGCACATCTCGATCGGGTGGGGCGTCTTCAAGTCCACGGACGCGGGGAAGACATGGGGCAGGATGGGACTCGACGACACCGGCCGCATCTCGCGCATCCTCATCCATCCCACCAATCCGGACATCGTCTACATCGCCGCGTTGGGGCACGCCTACGGGCCGCAGCCCGACCGCGGCGTCTTCCGCTCCGCCGATGGCGGGCGACACTGGGAGAAGGTCCTCTTCGTCAACGACTCCACCGGGGCGTCGGACCTCGTGATGGACGCCTCCAATCCGCGCATCCTGTACGCCGGGATGTGGCAGGTGCAAGTCAATACCTGGGGGCGTTACTCCGGCGGTGCCGGGAGCGGGATCTGGAAGTCCGAGGACGGGGGGACGACCTGGAAGCGCCTCGCCGGGCACGGCCTTCCCGCCACCCCGATCGGCAAGGTCGGCCTGGCGCTCTCGAAGGCGAACCCGCAGCGCGTCTACGCCCTCATCGAGGCCGGCGACGGCATTCCCGCCACCAACGTCCCCGAGACGACGCGCGGGCGCCTGTGGCGCTCGGACGACGGGGGACGCAGCTGGCAGGTGGTGAGCTACGACTTGCAGCTCGCGGGGCGCACGCACTACTACAACCGCATGGCGGCCATGCCCGACAATGCCGACGAGGCGTACTTCCTCTCCGCCAACTGGGCCAAGACGCTGGACGGCGGCACGACGACGATCGACCCGCCCACCGCCAACATTCCGGGCGGCGACCACCACGACATCTGGATCGACGGGACGAACGCCAACCGCATGATCGTCAGCCACGACGGCGGCATCTCCATCACCGAGAACCGCGGGCAGAGCTGGCGGCGCATCGCCCTCCCCATCGCCCAGATGTACCACGTCGCCGTCGACAGCCGCGTCCCGTACAACGTCTACGGCAACCGGCAGGACGGGCCGTCGGCGATGGGGCCGTCCAACAGCAAGATGGTCGGGTGGTTCGGCGACGGCGTGATTCCGCGCGGCGCGTGGACCTCGGTCGGCGGCGGTGAGTCGGGGTGGGCCCAGCCCGACCCGGTCGACACGAACCTCGTCTGGTCCAGCGCGTCGGGCTACGGCTCGGTCGGGGGGATCGTCTCGCGCTACGACGTGCGCACCGGGTATGCGGTCCCCGTCGAGGTGTGGCCGCAGGCGACGATCGGCCATGCCGCCGAGGAGGTGAAGTACCGCTTCGTCTGGACCTTCCCCCTCCACATCTCGCCGCACGACCACAATCGAGTCTACGTCGGGTCGCAGCACGTGCACGTGACCACCGACGGCGGCCGCTCGTTCCGGGTCATCTCTCCCGACCTGTCACGCAACGATCGCTCCCGGATGATCCGCTCGGGCGGCCTCACCCCCGACAACATCGGCGTGGAGTACGCCGGCGTGGTCTTCGCCATCGCCGAGTCGCCGCGCACCCCGGGGGTCATCTGGGCGGGGACCAACGACGGGAGGGTCCACCTCACGCGCGACGGCGGCACGACGTGGACCGACCTCTCGGCCAACCTCCCCGGGCTCCCGCCGTGGGGGACCATCTCCAACATCGAGGCGTCGCGCTACGACGAGGGAACGGCCTACCTCTCGGTGGATGGCCATCAGGTCAACGTGCGCGACCCCTACATCTACAAGACGACCGACTTCGGGAAGAGCTGGACGCTGGTCGTCAGCGGCATCCCGAAATCGCCGCTCTCCTATGTGCACGTGGTGCGCGAGGACCCGGCGCGGCGGGGCCTCCTCTATGCCGGAACGGAGAACGGGATCTACGTCTCGTTCGACGACGGTGCGCGCTGGCAACCGCTGCAGAACAACCTTCCGCGCGTGCCCGTGTACTGGATCGAAGTGCAGCCGCACTTCAACGACCTCGTGATTGCAACCTACGGGCGCGGCTTCTGGATCATGGACGACATCACCCCGCTTCGCGCCCTCGCGGCCGACGTGGCGTCCAGGGACGCGACGCTCTTCGAGCCGCGGCTCGCCTATCGGTTCCTCAACGTCGAGCTGCCGTTCTATGACGCGGACGATCCGGTGGTGGGGACCAACCCGCGCTATGGTGCCTCACTCAACTTCTGGCTCAGGCAGGACGCGAAGGATTCGGTGACGCTCACCATCGCCGACACCTCGGGAAGGCTCGTGCGCACCATCAAGGCCAGCGGCAAGGCCGGGGTGAACCGCGTCATGTGGGACCTGCGGACCGAGCGCACCCGGGAGGCCAAGTTGCGCGCGGCCAATCCGTACGCCCCCGAGCAGAAGTATCCGCCGGAAGGGAAGTCGGCCCCGGGGGTCGGGCGATTCGCGATGCTCGTCCCACCCGGGACCTACACGGTCACGCTGCGCGGCGCCGGCGTCGAGGAACGGCGCTCGCTCGTCGTGCGCAAGGATCCCGCGTCGGGCGGGAGCGAGGAGGAGATCCGGCGCCAGGTGACGCTTGCCGCCGACATCATGGCCGACATCGACGCCACGGTCGACATGATCAACGCCCTCGAGGCGGCCCGGGCCCAGGTGACCACGCTGAAGGCGACGCTCGCGGACGACTCCACGCTCGCCGACGTGCGCACCGCGGGCGATTCGCTGGCGCGCAAGCTCCAGGACGTGGAGGAGCTCCTCTTCCAGGTGAAGACCACGGGGCGCGGGCAGGACGACGTGCGATGGCCGTACCGGCTTGCCGAGCAGTTGCTCTATCTCGCCGGGAGCGTCACCAGCTCCGACTACGCCCCCACGGGCCAGGCGCTGGAGGTGCACGGGGTGCTGAAGGAACAGTTGCGCCAGGCGCGGCGCCGCTACGACGCGGTGATGGGGCGCGACCTCGATGCCTTCCGCGACCTGCTTCGGCGCCGGAACGTGCGCAACGCGCTCGTCTCCTGACCCCGCCTTCTGAGCATCCTGGCCACCAACGCGAGACGGCCGGCGGCATGGAGTGCCGCCGGCCGTCTCGCATTGCCCCTCCGGCGGCCCTACGAGGCCGTCTTCCGCCTGACCACCGTGACCTTGAGGGAGGTGGGGTACTTCCGCGAGTGATGCACCTTGTTGTGCGCCACCACGCCGGTCTTCTCGTCCCAGTTGCGCCCGCCGGTGTTCATGTTGCGGTCGAAGCGCGGGAAGTTGGAGCTCGACACCTCGATGCGAAGGCGGTGCCCGGCCTCGAAGTAGTTGCTCGTCGTCAGGGGACCCAGCGTCACCTTGTAGACCTTCCCCGGCTCCATGAAGACTTCCTTGTCGTACCCCTCGCGATACCGGGCACGCTGGATCGTCTCGTCCAGGTTGTAGGCGCGCCCGTCCGGGTAGACGTCGAGCAGCTTGACCGTGAAGTCGGTGTCCTTCACGTCCGTGGAGACGTACAGCGTGAGCTCGATCGGGCCGCTGACCTCCATCCCTTCCTTGAGCGGCTCGGTGCTGTAGACGAGGATGTCGTCGCGCTCCTCCATCTTCTGCTGGTCCAGCGCGCCTCCCACGACCGCGTTCCCCGTGCAGCACACGTTTCCCCCGTACGACGGCAGCGGGTTCATCGGGTCGTACGTGAAGGCGTCGGGCTTGTCGTCGCGGGGCGGCCTGGAGGCGAGCATGCCATCGCCCTTCGCGCTGTTCGCCTTCCCCCCGCTCGACAGGAAGTACGTCAGCGACTCCGCGCCGCGCGGCGGCCAGCTGTCCGACGCCTGCCACTTGTTGATCCCCATCGTGTAGTAGCGCACCTTCGGGAGCGTGTCGAGAAGGCGGCTCTGCTCGCCCTTGAGGAAGATGTCGAACCACCCGTAGGTGAGGGCGTCGTAGTCGTACCGCGCGTCGCCGACGCTGCGCTCGCCGACGATCGTGTTCTCGGTGGCGCGCTTGTAGGAGCAGTGGAGCGTCGGGGCGATCACGGCGTATTGCTGGTTGGCGACCTCCGGGCGCGCCGTCCGGCGCACGTAGTTGTACGTCGCCAGGTTCGGCCCCACCGACACGTCGTACCACGACATGAACCAGAGCCCGGGGACGTTGATCACCATGTTGTCGTGGAAGAGCCCGCCCCGGTACCAGGCCGGATCGTTAGGCGTGCGCTTGATCATCGCCCCGCCCGAGGCGATCCCCGGCATGGAGTCGGCGAAGATGCCGCGCGGCCCGTCGACCGCCGTGAGGATGTCCATCTCCGGGAGGGTCCGCAGCGCCTTGTCCCAGTCGACCGGCGGCAGCTGCTGCGCCAGGTCGAACGACTTCGAGAAGCGGATGCGCTCCTCCTGCGTCAGGTTGGGGGGCATCATCGGGCGCACCTGGTTCTGCTCGCCGTAGAGCCAGGCGATGAACAGCATCTGCACGGCCCCGCCGCGGTACCAGTTCCCTTGCTCGTACCATCCATCGACGCGCCCGACCCCGGCGCCGAACCCCTGCGGGATGATGGTCGCCAGCCCCGGGGGGGCCTGCGCCGCCACCGCCATCTGCCACTCGGCGGTCGAGGAACAGCCGATCAGCCCCACCTTGCCGTTGGCCCAGGGCTGCGTCGCGATCCACTGGATGGCGTCCTGGCCGTCGGTGAGTGGCGGCCCCAGGATGTCGTAGTTCCCTTTGGAGAAGAAGTGGCCGCGCTCGTTCATGAGCACGTAGGCGTAGCCGCGCTTCACCGCCTCGAGCTGCGGCGACATGTCGGACGGCGCGCCCAGCCGCACGTCCCACCAGTTGAAGTTGTACGGGGTACGGACGAAGATCGCCGGAACCTTGTCCCCGGCATTCTTCGGACGGTAGATGTCGGCCTGCATCCTGAGGCCGTCGCGCATCGTCACCATCACCTTGCGGTCGATGATGGCGACGCGTTGCAGCTCGGCCTCGAGCGAGTCGCGGCGCGCCCGCAGCTGCAGGACGTTGGCCTGCTGTGGCGGTTGCGCCTCCGTCGGGAGGGCGAGGAGGAGGAGGGGGGCCGCGGTCGCGAGCCGGCGGAAAAGGGTGCGCATGCGTCCGGTCTTGTGGATGTGGGCGGGACGTTCACGAATGCCCCAACGCTCGTCCGCGCCCACGCCCGTGCAAGAGGGAATTCCCCGCGCCACGCGCAAGAAAGTGGGGAAGATGCCCCGCCGGGGCCGCGACTCAGGGGATCGGGAGGCGCCGCAGCGCGGCGATCTCCGGTCGCAACGTGGTCGAGCCGGGGTGTGCGACAAGCGACGGATAGAAGTGATGGTTCACCGTGGGATACGGCACCGCCTTCGTGGCCGAGGCCACGCGCTGCGCGAAGTACTCGGCCAGGAGCCAGTCGTTGTCGAGCGGGAGGTGCGGCCCATGTTCCTTCGCCGCGGCGCCGATCGGGATCACGACGAGGGGCGTGCTGTCCGGCAGCGCCGCCGCCTCGGTCCACGGCACCTCGGCGATGCGTACGCTCCCCACCGCCGTGAGGGCGCGCCGCCGTGCCGCGAGCGACGGCGCGTCCTGCGGCCACGCGTCGCCCGGCGCCGCTCCTCCCCGCGCCGACGCCGCGCCGAGAGGCTCACCCCGCCAGATGCAACCGGCGCACGACCGACTCGATGAGCGTCACGCCTCCATCGATGCCGAGCCAGTCGGTGTTCACGCACAGGTGGTAGTTGGCCGGCGAGAGCCAATCCCGCTTCCAGTTCCGGCGCACGTACTCGAGGCGCTGCCGGTTGGTCTCGTCGACCAGCCGGAGGGCGTCGGCAACCGGAATGCCCCGGCGGGCCGCGACCCGGGTGGCGCAGGCGTCGCGCGGCGCCACGCAGAGGACGTGCACGGCGTCCTCGCGATTCGCCAGGCACATCTGCGCCCCACGCCCGACCAGCACCACCGGTCCGCGCGCCACCGCTTCGTCGATCACGCGCCGGGTCGCCTCGAGGATCCGCTCTTCGGTGGGGGGGAGCGGCGCCCCCAGGGGGGCAGCGAGCAGCTCCTGCGAGCTGTACGCGAAGGCGTCGGCGATGCGCTCGGCCAGCGAGGGGCGGCGCTCCTCGATGGCCTCCATGTGCGCGGGAGTGACGTGGAGCCCCACGGCCACCCGCTCCACGAAGGCGTTGTCGAGCAGCGCCCATTGCAGCCGGCGGGAGAGTTCCGCGGCCACCTCGCTCCCCCCGGCGCCGAACGTGCGCGAGATCGTGACGACCGGCATCGTCGGCTACCGGTTGCCCAGGGTGCGGCGCCGCACGACTTCCGCTGGGGCGTACCCCAGGGCCTCCCAGGTCGCATTCCCCTCGGCATTCTCCACCGTGCAGTGCAGGCGGACCTCGCGCAGGCCGTGGGCCCGGCACCAGGCCTCCGCTTCGCGCAGCAGCGCGCGGAGGACGCCGCGGCGCCGGTACGCTGGGGCGACGTATGCCGAGGTGAGGAAACCGTAGCGCGTGGGATGGACGAGGCGCGGCGCCCGCGAGACGGCGCACCGGAGCAGCCCGATGCCGTCGCCCCCAGCGAGCGCGAGGAGCGACACCTCGCTCGGCGTGGCCAGCTGCGCTTCGCACAACAGGCGCGCCTGCCGCGCCGCGTCGCGCCGCGGCCGGGCGAACAGCGGACTGTGCGCCTCCTCGCGCAACAGCTGCAAGCGCAGCGCCACGACCGTCTCCAGGTCGTCGGGCGTCGCGACGCGGACGACCATGCCGGGGGGTGGGGCGAGGAGGGGCGTGGGCACCGGCATCGTCATCAGGCGGAGAGCCCGCCGCCGAAATCCTGCTGCCCGCCGCGCGAGCGCCGCTCCTGCGGCGCGCGGCCATACCGTCCCGCGTCCGAGCGCGACAGCTTGCGCCTGGCGACGAGCGACTCGAGGACCAGTTCGCAGGCGGCGGCCGTGGTCGCGGCATCGCCGGCCGGCGCCAGTCCCACGCGGTGCACCAGCGACGCCAGGCCGGGGACCGCCTCGAAGGCGCGCGCCAGCACCGTGGAGTCGACGTCGTCGGTCACCTGGAGCGCCGCACCGTCCTCGAACCAGAGGATCACGTCGTCCAGGTTCACCCCGCCGGCCCGGTCGTGGAACGTGGCATCGGCGGCGCGCCGGATGAGCTCCCGCGCGATGTTCGCCGCCCCCGCCAGCTCTCCCTCGTACTCCAACTCGATCTTGCCGGTGATGGCCGGTAGCGCCGCATACACGTCGGACATGCGCGGGACGACCTCGGCGCTTCCCAGCAGCAGCGCGCGGCGCTCGGCGTTCGAGACGACCCCCTCCAGCAGCGCGATCGGCATGCGCTGCGAGACCCCCGAGCGCCGGTCGATCCGCTTGTCCGTGCGGGCCTCGAAGGCGACCCGCTCGATCACCTCGGCCACGAAGTCGGGGATGCGCACCGGGAGCGAGCCGCGCTGCGTCCACGCCTCCTGCGCCGTGATCGCCATCCCCAGCTCGACCGTCTCGGGGTAATGCGTCAGCACCTCGCTCCCGATCCGGTCCTTGAGCGGCGTGATGATCTTGCCCCGCGCCGTGTAGTCCTCGGGATTGGCGGTGAAGCAGAGCAGGACGTCGAGCGGAAGGCGCACCGGATAGCCCTTGATCTGGACGTCGCCCTCCTGCATGATGTTGAACAGCCCCACCTGCACCTTGCCGGCGAGGTCGGGGAGCTCGTTGAGCGCGAAGATCCCGCGGTTGGCCCGCGGCAGCATCCCGTAGTGAATCGTCAGCTCGTCCGACAGGATGTGCCCGCCGCGCGCGGCCTTGATCGGGTCGACGTCGCCGATGATGTCGGCGATGGTGACGTCGGGGGTTGCCAGCTTCTCCACGTAACGGCTGCCGCGCTCCACCCACGCGATCGGCGTCTCGTCCCCCAACTCCTCGATGCGCTGGCGCGCGTACTTGGAGATCGGCGCGTACGGGTTGTCGTTGATCTCGCTCCCGGCCACGATCGGGATCCGCTCGTCCAGGAGCGTGACGAGCGAACGGAGGATCCGCGACTTGGCCTGCCCGCGCAGCCCGAGGAGGATGAAGTTGTGCCGTGCGAGGATCGCGTTCACGACCTGCGGCATCACCGTCTCCTCGTATCCCACGACCCCCTCGAACATCGGGCCCCCCGCGCGGAGGCGTACGATCAGGTTCTCGCGCAGCTCGTCCTTGACCGAACGGAGGACGCGCGCGCGCTCGCCCAGGGGGTGTGCCTTCAGGGCGCCAAGGGTGTCGGGAAGGGGATGGTGCGGCAACGGCGACTCCGGGTGTGAGGTCGAAGCTACAACGCGCCGCCGTCCGCTCAAGTTCGCTGGCGGCGCCGCCAGCCGCTCAGTCGGCCGCGCTCACCTCGACGAGGTTGTCGTAGAAGACGGGGCCGTGCCCCATGTCGGTCTCGCGCTGCGACGTCGTGGCGTTGGCGTTCTGCCCGTCGGGGGTGAGCTTTCCCCACCAGACCGACGGGGCCCACACGACCCCCTCGCGCACGCCCGCCTCCACCCGCAGGCGCGCCAGGAAGTGTCCACGGTCGTTGTGCACCACGACCATCGCGCCATTGCCCAGCCCGCGTCGCTCGGCGTCGACCGGGTGCATCATGCACTCGGGTTCCGCGTCCTTCCGCAGCGAGGCGATGTTCACGAACGTCGAGTTCAGGAAGTAGTGCCGTGGCGACGAGATGAGCGAGAGCGGGTACTTCGCCGCCAGCGACGGCGCCGTCTCGGGGAGTTCGTATGGCGGCGTATAGGTGGGCAGCGGGTCGAACCCCATCGCCTTCAGTCGCCCCGAGTAGAACTCGCACTTCCCGCTCGGTGTCGCGAAGCCGCCGTCTGCGTACGGTGCGTACGGGGTCGGGACGTTCAGGCGCACCCAGCCGTGTTCCATCAGGCGCTCGTACGTCACTCCCTTCATCCGCTCGTGCGTCGAGTCCAGGGCCAGGCGCACCAGCGCGACGTCGTCGTCGGCGAAGAGGGCGGGGGCGAGCCCCATGCGGCGCCCCAGCAGCCGGAAGATCTCGGTGTTCGGCTTCGCCTCGCCGATCGGGGCAATCGCGGGGCGGTTCAGGGTGGCGTAGTGGTGGCCGTACGCCAGGTGCACGTCCCAGTGCTCGAGCTGGGTGGTGGCCGGCAGCACGTAGTCGGCCCAGTCGGCCGTGCCCGTCTGGAAGTGCTCGAGGACGACGGTGAAGAGGTCGTCGCGCGCCAGCCCGTGCAACACGGTGTTGCGGTCGGGCGCGACCTCGGCCGGGTTGGAGTTGTACACGACGAGGGCACGCACGGGCGGCCCGCCGACCCCCGCGTCCGGACGCGTCAACGCCTCGCCCAGGCGGATCATGTTGATGGTGCGCACATCCGGATTGATGTCCGGGCGCCCGAGGGCGGCGGTGTTGAAGCGGAAATTGGCGCTCGTCGACAGCTGCACGCCGCCCCCGGCGTGCCGCCAGTGTCCCGTCACCGCCGGCAGGCAGGCGATGGTGCGCACCGCCATCCCGCCCCCGCCGTGCCGCTGCAATCCGTAGTTGATGCGGATGAAGGCGGACCGGGCGCGCCCGTAACGCTGGCCGAGCGCGCGGATGGCCGCGGCGTCGATCCCGGTGATCGGGGCGGCCCGTTCGGGGGACCACTCGCGCACCCGCTCCCGCAGCTGCTCCGCGCCCAACGTATGACGCGCCAGGTAGTCATCATCCTGCCGTCCCTCGTCGAAGACGACGTGCATGATGGCGAGCGCCAGCGCGGCGTCGGTGCCGGGACGGATCCCGAGCCATTCATCGCACTGCTCCGCCGTTCGGGTGCGAACGGGGTCGATGGCGATCACGCGCGCTCCCCGCTCACGCGCCTCGAGCACGAACGGCCAGAGGTGCGGATTCGACGTGAGGGTGTTCGTCCCCCACAGGAGCACGAGGTCGCAGTCGGGGATGCCCTCGGCGTCGGCGCCGATGTTGGCCCCGACCGTCATCATCATCCCCACCTTGCCGGCGGTGGCGCAGATCGTCCGGTCGAGCCGTGACGCGCCCAACGCATGGAAGAAGCGCCGGTCCATGCTCTCCCCCTGCAGGAACCCCATCGTCCCCGCGTAGGAGTACGGGAGGATCGACTGGGGGCCGTCCGGCGAGTCGGCGATGGCCCGCAGGCGCGCGGCGATGTCGCCAAGCGCCTCGTCCCACGACACCGGCTGGAAGCGTCCCTCCCCCTTGCGGCCGATGCGCTTGAGCGGCGTCGTCAGCCGCTCCTTGTGGTACGTCCGCTCCAGGTAGCGGTTCACCTTGGCGCAGAGGAAACCGTTGGTGAACGGATGCGCCGGATCGCCCTGGATCCGGATCGCGCGCCCGTCGCGAACCGTGACGATGGTCGAGCACGTGTCCGGACAGTCGTGGGGACACGCCCCGCGCACGGTCGTGGTGGCCGCAGTGCCTTCGTCGGCGCTGATCACGGAGCGTTGAGCGCTGGAGGGTGGGAGCAGGGAAAGCGGAGCGCGGGCGCAGGATTGCAGTCTAGCAATTGCGCCCGCGCGCGCAAATCGGGGCTCGTCGCGGAAGGCGCGTCGGCCCGGACGCCGCATCGGGCCCTGCGCGCGCAAATCCATGGAATTGCCGAGCTTGCGAGCCGATTATCGGTGGGATTGCGGCCCCGACTGTGACG belongs to Gemmatimonadetes bacterium SCN 70-22 and includes:
- a CDS encoding acylase, which produces MRTLFRRLATAAPLLLLALPTEAQPPQQANVLQLRARRDSLEAELQRVAIIDRKVMVTMRDGLRMQADIYRPKNAGDKVPAIFVRTPYNFNWWDVRLGAPSDMSPQLEAVKRGYAYVLMNERGHFFSKGNYDILGPPLTDGQDAIQWIATQPWANGKVGLIGCSSTAEWQMAVAAQAPPGLATIIPQGFGAGVGRVDGWYEQGNWYRGGAVQMLFIAWLYGEQNQVRPMMPPNLTQEERIRFSKSFDLAQQLPPVDWDKALRTLPEMDILTAVDGPRGIFADSMPGIASGGAMIKRTPNDPAWYRGGLFHDNMVINVPGLWFMSWYDVSVGPNLATYNYVRRTARPEVANQQYAVIAPTLHCSYKRATENTIVGERSVGDARYDYDALTYGWFDIFLKGEQSRLLDTLPKVRYYTMGINKWQASDSWPPRGAESLTYFLSSGGKANSAKGDGMLASRPPRDDKPDAFTYDPMNPLPSYGGNVCCTGNAVVGGALDQQKMEERDDILVYSTEPLKEGMEVSGPIELTLYVSTDVKDTDFTVKLLDVYPDGRAYNLDETIQRARYREGYDKEVFMEPGKVYKVTLGPLTTSNYFEAGHRLRIEVSSSNFPRFDRNMNTGGRNWDEKTGVVAHNKVHHSRKYPTSLKVTVVRRKTAS
- a CDS encoding sialidase, with protein sequence MHPSPLAAQRGRPPASPGATIDSSAWASLSWRHIGPEGNRVTSVAGVAGDRTTYYAGAASGGIWKTSDGGNTWRPIFDDQPVSSIGALATAPSDPNVVWAGTGEPFLRSHISIGWGVFKSTDAGKTWGRMGLDDTGRISRILIHPTNPDIVYIAALGHAYGPQPDRGVFRSADGGRHWEKVLFVNDSTGASDLVMDASNPRILYAGMWQVQVNTWGRYSGGAGSGIWKSEDGGTTWKRLAGHGLPATPIGKVGLALSKANPQRVYALIEAGDGIPATNVPETTRGRLWRSDDGGRSWQVVSYDLQLAGRTHYYNRMAAMPDNADEAYFLSANWAKTLDGGTTTIDPPTANIPGGDHHDIWIDGTNANRMIVSHDGGISITENRGQSWRRIALPIAQMYHVAVDSRVPYNVYGNRQDGPSAMGPSNSKMVGWFGDGVIPRGAWTSVGGGESGWAQPDPVDTNLVWSSASGYGSVGGIVSRYDVRTGYAVPVEVWPQATIGHAAEEVKYRFVWTFPLHISPHDHNRVYVGSQHVHVTTDGGRSFRVISPDLSRNDRSRMIRSGGLTPDNIGVEYAGVVFAIAESPRTPGVIWAGTNDGRVHLTRDGGTTWTDLSANLPGLPPWGTISNIEASRYDEGTAYLSVDGHQVNVRDPYIYKTTDFGKSWTLVVSGIPKSPLSYVHVVREDPARRGLLYAGTENGIYVSFDDGARWQPLQNNLPRVPVYWIEVQPHFNDLVIATYGRGFWIMDDITPLRALAADVASRDATLFEPRLAYRFLNVELPFYDADDPVVGTNPRYGASLNFWLRQDAKDSVTLTIADTSGRLVRTIKASGKAGVNRVMWDLRTERTREAKLRAANPYAPEQKYPPEGKSAPGVGRFAMLVPPGTYTVTLRGAGVEERRSLVVRKDPASGGSEEEIRRQVTLAADIMADIDATVDMINALEAARAQVTTLKATLADDSTLADVRTAGDSLARKLQDVEELLFQVKTTGRGQDDVRWPYRLAEQLLYLAGSVTSSDYAPTGQALEVHGVLKEQLRQARRRYDAVMGRDLDAFRDLLRRRNVRNALVS
- a CDS encoding molybdopterin oxidoreductase; translation: MISADEGTAATTTVRGACPHDCPDTCSTIVTVRDGRAIRIQGDPAHPFTNGFLCAKVNRYLERTYHKERLTTPLKRIGRKGEGRFQPVSWDEALGDIAARLRAIADSPDGPQSILPYSYAGTMGFLQGESMDRRFFHALGASRLDRTICATAGKVGMMMTVGANIGADAEGIPDCDLVLLWGTNTLTSNPHLWPFVLEARERGARVIAIDPVRTRTAEQCDEWLGIRPGTDAALALAIMHVVFDEGRQDDDYLARHTLGAEQLRERVREWSPERAAPITGIDAAAIRALGQRYGRARSAFIRINYGLQRHGGGGMAVRTIACLPAVTGHWRHAGGGVQLSTSANFRFNTAALGRPDINPDVRTINMIRLGEALTRPDAGVGGPPVRALVVYNSNPAEVAPDRNTVLHGLARDDLFTVVLEHFQTGTADWADYVLPATTQLEHWDVHLAYGHHYATLNRPAIAPIGEAKPNTEIFRLLGRRMGLAPALFADDDVALVRLALDSTHERMKGVTYERLMEHGWVRLNVPTPYAPYADGGFATPSGKCEFYSGRLKAMGFDPLPTYTPPYELPETAPSLAAKYPLSLISSPRHYFLNSTFVNIASLRKDAEPECMMHPVDAERRGLGNGAMVVVHNDRGHFLARLRVEAGVREGVVWAPSVWWGKLTPDGQNANATTSQRETDMGHGPVFYDNLVEVSAAD
- a CDS encoding magnesium chelatase; amino-acid sequence: MPHHPLPDTLGALKAHPLGERARVLRSVKDELRENLIVRLRAGGPMFEGVVGYEETVMPQVVNAILARHNFILLGLRGQAKSRILRSLVTLLDERIPIVAGSEINDNPYAPISKYARQRIEELGDETPIAWVERGSRYVEKLATPDVTIADIIGDVDPIKAARGGHILSDELTIHYGMLPRANRGIFALNELPDLAGKVQVGLFNIMQEGDVQIKGYPVRLPLDVLLCFTANPEDYTARGKIITPLKDRIGSEVLTHYPETVELGMAITAQEAWTQRGSLPVRIPDFVAEVIERVAFEARTDKRIDRRSGVSQRMPIALLEGVVSNAERRALLLGSAEVVPRMSDVYAALPAITGKIELEYEGELAGAANIARELIRRAADATFHDRAGGVNLDDVILWFEDGAALQVTDDVDSTVLARAFEAVPGLASLVHRVGLAPAGDAATTAAACELVLESLVARRKLSRSDAGRYGRAPQERRSRGGQQDFGGGLSA